A portion of the Camelus ferus isolate YT-003-E chromosome 16, BCGSAC_Cfer_1.0, whole genome shotgun sequence genome contains these proteins:
- the ERBB2 gene encoding receptor tyrosine-protein kinase erbB-2, translating into MELAAWCRWGLLLALLPSGAAGTQVCTGTDMKLRLPASPETHLDMLRYLYQGCQVVQGNLELTYLPANASLSFLQDIQEVQGYVLIAHNQVSRVPLQRLRIVRGTQLFEDNYALAVLDNADLLESATPAVGATPGGLQELQLRSLTEILKGGVLIQRNPQLCYQDTILWKDIFHKNNQPALMLIDTNRSRDCPPCSPACKASHCWGESSEDCQSLTGTVCASGCARCKGPQPTDCCHEQCAAGCTGPKHSDCLACLHFNHSGICELHCPALVTYNTDTFESMPNPEGRYTFGASCVTACPYNYLSTDVGSCTLVCPLNNQEVTAEDGTQRCEKCSKPCARVCYGLGMEHLREVRAVTSANIQEFTGCKKIFGSLAFLPESFEGDPASNTGPLQPEQLRVFESLEEITGYLYISAWPDSLPDLSVFQNLRVIRGRILHEGAYSLTLQGLGISWLGLRSLRELGSGLALIHRNAHLCFVHTVPWDQLFRNPHQALLHSANRPEDECVGKGLTCHSLCAHGHCWGPGPTQCVNCSQFLRGQECVEECRVLQGVPREYVKDRHCLPCHPECQPQNGSVTCSGSEADQCVACTHYKDPPFCVARCPSGVKPDLSFMPIWKFPDEEGTCQPCPINCTHSCVDLDDKGCPAEQRASPVTSIIAAVVGILLAVVMGLVFGILIKRRRQKIRKYTMRRLLQETELVEPLTPSGAMPNQAQMRILKETELRKVKVLGSGAFGTVYKGIWIPDGENVKIPVAIKVLRENTSPKANKEILDEAYVMAGVGSPYVSRLLGICLTSTVQLVTQLMPYGCLLDHVREHRGRLGSQDLLNWCVQIAKGMSYLEDVRLVHRDLAARNVLVKSPNHVKITDFGLARLLDIDETEYHADGGKVPIKWMALESILRRRFTHQSDVWSYGVTVWELMTFGAKPYDGIPAREIPDLLEKGERLPQPPICTIDVYMIMVKCWMIDSECRPRFRELVAEFSRMARDPQRFVVIQNEDLGPASPLDSTFYRSLLEDDDMGDLVDAEEYLVPQQGFFCPDPALGAGGTAHRRHRSTSTRSGGGELMLGLEPSEEEPPKSPLAPSEGAGSDVFDGDLGMGAAKGLQTLPQHDSSPLQRYSEDPTGPLPPETDGYVAPLTCSPQPEYVNQPEVRPQPPSPLEGPLPPSRPAGATLERPKTLSPGKNGVVKDVFAFGAAVENPEYLAPQGRAAPQSRPSPAFSPAFDNLYYWDQDPSERGAPPSTFEGTPTAENPEYLGLDAPV; encoded by the exons TGTGCACCGGCACGGACATGAAGCTGCGGCTCCCAGCCAGTCCCGAGACCCACCTGGACATGCTCCGCTACCTCTACCAGGGCTGTCAGGTGGTACAGGGTAACCTGGAGCTCACCTACCTGCCCGCTAACGccagcctctccttcctgcaG gaTATCCAGGAGGTGCAGGGCTACGTCCTCATCGCTCACAACCAGGTGAGTCGGGTCCCACTGCAGAGGCTGCGAATCGTGCGAGGCACCCAGCTCTTTGAGGACAACTACGCCCTGGCTGTGCTGGACAATGCAGACCTTCTGGAAAGTGCCACCCCTGCTGTAGGGGCCACCCCAGGAGGGCTACAGGAACTGCAGCTGCGAAGCCTCACAG AGATTCTGAAGGGAGGGGTCCTGATCCAGCGAAACCCCCAGCTTTGCTACCAGGACACAATTTTGTGGAAGGACATCTTCCACAAGAACAACCAGCCGGCCCTCATGCTGATAGACACCAACCGCTCGCGGGACT gcCCACCCTGTTCTCCAGCTTGTAAAGCTTCCCACTGCTGGGGAGAAAGTTCCGAGGACTGTCAGAGCT TGACAGGAACCGTCTGTGCCAGTGGCTGTGCCCGCTGTAAGGGTCCGCAGCCCACTGACTGCTGCCATGAGCAGTGTGCTGCCGGCTGCACGGGCCCCAAGCACTCTGACTGCCTG GCCTGCCTCCACTTCAACCACAGCGGCATCTGTGAGCTGCATTGCCCGGCTCTGGTCACCTACAACACGGACACCTTCGAGTCCATGCCCAACCCCGAGGGCCGTTATACCTTTGGTGCCAGCTGTGTAACCGCCTGTCCTT ACAACTATCTGTCTACGGACGTGGGATCCTGCACCCTGGTTTGTCCCCTGAACAACCAAGAGGTGACAGCCGAGGATGGAACCCAGCGATGTGAGAAGTGCAGCAAGCCCTGTGCCCGAG tgtgcTATGGTCTGGGCATGGAACACCTGCGGGAGGTGAGGGCAGTCACCAGTGCCAATATCCAGGAGTTTACCGGCTGCAAGAAGATCTTTGGGAGCCTGGCATTTCTGCCAGAGAGCTTTGAAGG GGACCCAGCCTCCAACACTGGCCCCCTCCAGCCTGAGCAGCTCAGAGTGTTTGAGTCTCTGGAGGAGATCACAG GTTACCTGTACATCTCAGCATGGCCAGACAGCCTGCCTGACCTCAGTGTCTTCCAGAACCTGCGAGTAATCCGGGGACGAATTCTGCATGA GGGTGCCTACTCGCTGACCCTGCAAGGGCTGGGCATCAGCTGGCTGGGGCTGCGCTCACTGCGGGAACTGGGCAGTGGGCTGGCCCTCATCCACCGCAACGCCCACCTCTGCTTCGTACACACGGTGCCCTGGGACCAGCTCTTCCGGAACCCCCACCAGGCCCTGCTCCACAGTGCTAACCGGCCAGAGGATGAGTGCG TGGGCAAGGGCCTGACCTGCCACTCGCTGTGTGCCCATGGGCATTGCTGGGGTCCGGGACCCACCCAGTGTGTCAACTGCAGCCAGTTCCTTCGGGGTCAGGAGTGCGTGGAGGAATGCCGAGTACTGCAGGG GGTCCCCCGGGAGTACGTGAAGGACAGGCACTGTCTGCCGTGCCACCCCGAGTGTCAGCCCCAGAACGGCTCGGTGACCTGCTCTGGCTCG GAGGCTGACCAGTGTGTGGCTTGCACCCACTACAAGGATCCTCCATTCTGCGTGGCTCGCTGCCCCAGTGGTGTGAAGCCTGACCTCTCGTTCATGCCCATCTGGAAGTTCCCAGATGAGGAGGGCACGTGCCAGCCGTGCCCCATCAACTGCACCCACTC CTGTGTGGACCTGGATGACAAGGGCTGCCCCGCCGAGCAGAGAGCCAG CCCTGTGACGTCCATCATTGCCGCTGTGGTGGGCATTCTGCTGGCCGTAGTCATGGGGCTGGTCTTCGGCATCCTAATTAAGCGAAGGCGGCAGAAGATCCGGAAGTACACGATGCGGAGGCTGCTGCAGGAAACCGAG ctgGTGGAGCCCCTGACCCCAAGCGGAGCGATGCCCAATCAAGCTCAGATGCGGATCTTGAAAGAGACGGAGCTGAGGAAGGTGAAGGTGCTTGGATCCGGAGCTTTCGGCACAGTCTACAAG GGCATCTGGATCCCTGatggggaaaatgtgaaaatcCCAGTGGCCATCAAAGTGTTGAGGGAAAACACATCCCCCAAAGCCAACAAAGAAATCTTGGAT GAAGCATATGTGATGGCTGGAGTAGGCTCCCCATATGTGTCCCGCCTCCTGGGCATTTGCCTGACATCCACGGTGCAGCTGGTGACACAGCTCATGCCCTACGGCTGCCTCCTGGACCACGTCCGAGAACACCGCGGGCGCCTGGGCTCCCAGGACCTGTTGAACTGGTGTGTGCAGATTGCCAAG GGGATGAGCTACTTGGAGGATGTGCGGCTTGTGCACAGGGACCTGGCTGCCCGCAATGTGCTGGTCAAGAGTCCCAACCACGTCAAGATTACAGACTTTGGGCTGGCTCGGCTACTGGACATTGATGAGACGGAGTACCACGCAGATGGGGGCAAG GTGCCCATCAAGTGGATGGCATTGGAGTCCATTCTCCGCCGGCGGTTCACCCACCAGAGTGATGTGTGGAGCTATG GTGTGACTGTGTGGGAGCTGATGACTTTTGGGGCCAAACCTTATGATGGAATCCCAGCCCGGGAGATCCCTGACCTGCTGGAGAAGGGGGAAcggctgccccagccccccaTCTGCACCATTGATGTCTACATGATCATGGTCAAAT gTTGGATGATTGACTCTGAATGTCGGCCGAGGTTCCGGGAATTGGTGGCCGAATTCTCCCGCATGGCCAGGGACCCCCAGCGTTTTGTGGTCATCCAG aatgAGGACTTGGGCCCTGCCAGCCCTTTGGACAGCACCTTCTACCGCTCACTGCTGGAGGATGACGACATGGGGGATCTGGTGGATGCTGAGGAGTACCTAGTACCCCAGCAGGGCTTCTTctgcccagaccctgccctgggcGCTGGGGGCACGGCCCACCGCAGGCACCGCAGCACATCCACCAGG AGTGGCGGTGGTGAGCTGATGCTGGGGCTGGAGCCCTCTGAGGAGGAGCCCCCCAAGTCTCCACTGGCACCTTCAGAAGGGGCTGGCTCTGATGTATTTGACGGCGACTTGGGAATGGGGGCAGCCAAGGGGCTACAGACCCTCCCCCAACATGACTCCAGCCCTCTACAGCGGTACAGTGAGGACCCCACAGGACCCCTGCCTCCTGAGACCGATGGCTACGTTGCCCCTCTGACCTGCAGCCCCCAACCCG AATACGTGAACCAGCCAGAGGTTCGACCACAGCCACCCTCACCCCTAGAgggtcctctgcctccttctcgaCCTGCTGGTGCCACTCTGGAAAGGCCCAAGACTCTTTCCCCAGGGAAGAATGGGGTTGTCAAAGACGTTTTTGCCTTTGGGGCTGCTGTGGAGAACCCTGAGTACTTGGCACCCCAAGGCAGGGCTGCCCCTCAGTCTCGCCCTTCTCCAGCCTTCAGCCCAGCCTTTGACAACCTCTATTACTGGGACCAGGACCCATCAGAGCGGGGCGCTCCACCCAGCACCTTTGAAGGGACCCCTACAGCAGAGAACCCCGAGTACCTGGGTCTGGACGCTCCAGTATGA
- the GRB7 gene encoding growth factor receptor-bound protein 7 isoform X2, with product MELGLSPPHLSSSPEDLYLAPGTPPGTPPPPDVPLSGEVKRSQPLPIPTGRKLLREEELRSTSLPSIPNPFPELCSPPSQTPILGGPSCARGLLPRDTSCPHVIKVYSEDGACRSVEVAAGATARYVCDMLVQRSHSLSDENWGLVECHPHLALERGLEDHESVVEVQAAWPIGGDSRFVFRKNFAKYELFKSTPHSLFPEKMVSSCLDTHTGISHEDLIQNFLNAGSFPEIQGFLQLRGSGRKLWKRFFCFLRRSGLYYSTKGTSKDPRHLQYVADVNESNVYVVTQGRKLYGMPTDFGFCIKPNKLRNGHKGLRVFCSEDEQSRTCWLAAFRLFKYGVQLYKNYQQAQCRHLRPPCVGSPPLRSVSDNTLVAMDFSGHAGRVIENPREALSAALEEAQAWRKKTNHRLSLPTPSSGTSLSAAIHRTQPWFHGRISREESQRLIRQQGLVDGLFLVRESQRNPQGFVLSLCHMQKVKHYLILPSEEEGRLYFSMDEGQTRFTDLLQLVEFHQLNRGILPCLLRHCCTRVAL from the exons ATGGAGCTGGGTCTGTCTCCACCTCATCTCAGCAGCTCCCCGGAAGACCTGTACCTGGCCCCTGGGACCCCTCCTGGGACTCCCCCGCCTCCCGATGTCCCCCTGTCTGGGGAGGTGAAAAGGTCCCAGCCTCTGCCCATTCCGACCGGCAG GAAACTTCTTCGTGAGGAGGAGCTGCGGTCAACCTCCCTACCCTCCATCCCCAACCCCTTTCCTGAGCTCTGCAGTCCTCCTTCACAGACCCCCATTCTTGGGGGGCCCTCCTGTGCAAGGGGGCTGCTCCCTAGAGACACCAGCTGTCCTCAC GTCATAAAGGTGTACAGCGAAGATGGGGCATGCCGGTCAGTGGAGGTGGCAGCGGGAGCCACAGCTCGCTACGTGTGTGACATGCTGGTGCAGCGATCTCACTCCCTGAGTGATGAGAACTGGGGGCTGGTGGAGTGCCACCCCCATCTAGCACTGG AGCGGGGCTTGGAGGACCATGAGTCGGTGGTGGAGGTGCAGGCTGCCTGGCCCATTGGAGGAGATAGCCGCTTCGTCTTCCGGAAAAACTTTGCCAAGTACGAGCTATTCAAGAGCACCCCG CACTCCCTGTTCCCAGAAAAGATGGTCTCCAGCTGTCTGGATACACACACGGGCATATCCCACGAGGACCTCATCCAG AACTTCCTGAATGCAGGCAGCTTCCCAGAGATCCAGGGCTTCCTGCAGCTGCGGGGATCAGGACGCAAGCTTTGGAAACGTTTCTTCTGCTTCCTCCGCCGATCTGGCCTGTATTACTCCACAAAGGGCACCTCCAAG GACCCGCGGCACCTGCAGTATGTAGCAGATGTGAACGAATCCAACGTGTATGTGGTGACTCAGGGCCGCAAGCTCTATGGGATGCCCACGGACTTCGGCTTCTGCATCAAG CCAAATAAGCTTCGAAATGGCCACAAGGGGCTTCGCGTCTTCTGCAGTGAGGATGAGCAGAGCCGCACCTGCTGGTTGGCTGCCTTCCGCCTCTTCAAG taCGGGGTGCAGCTGTATAAGAATTATCAGCAGGCACAGTGCCGCCACCTGCGCCCACCCTGCGTGGGCTCCCCGCCCTTG AGGAGCGTCTCAGACAACACCCTGGTGGCCATGGACTTCTCTGGCCATGCCGGGCGTGTCATCGAGAACCCCCGGGAGGCTCTGAGCGCAGCCCTGGAGGAGGCCCAGGCCTGGAGG AAGAAGACGAACCACCGTCTCAGCCTGCCCACCCCAAGCTCAGGCACGAGCCTCAGTGCAG ccatCCACCGCACCCAACCCTGGTTTCATGGACGCATTTCCCGAGAGGAGAGCCAGCGGCTCATCAGGCAGCAGGGCCTGGTAGACGG CCTCTTCCTGGTCCGAGAGAGTCAGCGGAACCCACAGGGCTTTGTCCTCTCTTTGTGCCACATGCAGAAAGTCAAACATTACCTCATCCTGCCG AGCGAGGAGGAGGGTCGCCTTTACTTCAGCATGGACGAGGGCCAGACCCGCTTCACCGACCTGCTGCAGCTCGTGGAGTTCCACCAGCTGAACCGCGGCATCCTGCCGTGCCTGCTGCGCCACTGCTGCACCCGCGTGGCCCTCTGa
- the GRB7 gene encoding growth factor receptor-bound protein 7 isoform X1 — MELGLSPPHLSSSPEDLYLAPGTPPGTPPPPDVPLSGEVKRSQPLPIPTGRKLLREEELRSTSLPSIPNPFPELCSPPSQTPILGGPSCARGLLPRDTSCPHVIKVYSEDGACRSVEVAAGATARYVCDMLVQRSHSLSDENWGLVECHPHLALERGLEDHESVVEVQAAWPIGGDSRFVFRKNFAKYELFKSTPHSLFPEKMVSSCLDTHTGISHEDLIQNFLNAGSFPEIQGFLQLRGSGRKLWKRFFCFLRRSGLYYSTKGTSKDPRHLQYVADVNESNVYVVTQGRKLYGMPTDFGFCIKPNKLRNGHKGLRVFCSEDEQSRTCWLAAFRLFKYGVQLYKNYQQAQCRHLRPPCVGSPPLRSVSDNTLVAMDFSGHAGRVIENPREALSAALEEAQAWRKKTNHRLSLPTPSSGTSLSAAIHRTQPWFHGRISREESQRLIRQQGLVDGDVALSPGSLFLVRESQRNPQGFVLSLCHMQKVKHYLILPSEEEGRLYFSMDEGQTRFTDLLQLVEFHQLNRGILPCLLRHCCTRVAL; from the exons ATGGAGCTGGGTCTGTCTCCACCTCATCTCAGCAGCTCCCCGGAAGACCTGTACCTGGCCCCTGGGACCCCTCCTGGGACTCCCCCGCCTCCCGATGTCCCCCTGTCTGGGGAGGTGAAAAGGTCCCAGCCTCTGCCCATTCCGACCGGCAG GAAACTTCTTCGTGAGGAGGAGCTGCGGTCAACCTCCCTACCCTCCATCCCCAACCCCTTTCCTGAGCTCTGCAGTCCTCCTTCACAGACCCCCATTCTTGGGGGGCCCTCCTGTGCAAGGGGGCTGCTCCCTAGAGACACCAGCTGTCCTCAC GTCATAAAGGTGTACAGCGAAGATGGGGCATGCCGGTCAGTGGAGGTGGCAGCGGGAGCCACAGCTCGCTACGTGTGTGACATGCTGGTGCAGCGATCTCACTCCCTGAGTGATGAGAACTGGGGGCTGGTGGAGTGCCACCCCCATCTAGCACTGG AGCGGGGCTTGGAGGACCATGAGTCGGTGGTGGAGGTGCAGGCTGCCTGGCCCATTGGAGGAGATAGCCGCTTCGTCTTCCGGAAAAACTTTGCCAAGTACGAGCTATTCAAGAGCACCCCG CACTCCCTGTTCCCAGAAAAGATGGTCTCCAGCTGTCTGGATACACACACGGGCATATCCCACGAGGACCTCATCCAG AACTTCCTGAATGCAGGCAGCTTCCCAGAGATCCAGGGCTTCCTGCAGCTGCGGGGATCAGGACGCAAGCTTTGGAAACGTTTCTTCTGCTTCCTCCGCCGATCTGGCCTGTATTACTCCACAAAGGGCACCTCCAAG GACCCGCGGCACCTGCAGTATGTAGCAGATGTGAACGAATCCAACGTGTATGTGGTGACTCAGGGCCGCAAGCTCTATGGGATGCCCACGGACTTCGGCTTCTGCATCAAG CCAAATAAGCTTCGAAATGGCCACAAGGGGCTTCGCGTCTTCTGCAGTGAGGATGAGCAGAGCCGCACCTGCTGGTTGGCTGCCTTCCGCCTCTTCAAG taCGGGGTGCAGCTGTATAAGAATTATCAGCAGGCACAGTGCCGCCACCTGCGCCCACCCTGCGTGGGCTCCCCGCCCTTG AGGAGCGTCTCAGACAACACCCTGGTGGCCATGGACTTCTCTGGCCATGCCGGGCGTGTCATCGAGAACCCCCGGGAGGCTCTGAGCGCAGCCCTGGAGGAGGCCCAGGCCTGGAGG AAGAAGACGAACCACCGTCTCAGCCTGCCCACCCCAAGCTCAGGCACGAGCCTCAGTGCAG ccatCCACCGCACCCAACCCTGGTTTCATGGACGCATTTCCCGAGAGGAGAGCCAGCGGCTCATCAGGCAGCAGGGCCTGGTAGACGG TGATGTGGCCCTGTCTCCTGGCAGCCTCTTCCTGGTCCGAGAGAGTCAGCGGAACCCACAGGGCTTTGTCCTCTCTTTGTGCCACATGCAGAAAGTCAAACATTACCTCATCCTGCCG AGCGAGGAGGAGGGTCGCCTTTACTTCAGCATGGACGAGGGCCAGACCCGCTTCACCGACCTGCTGCAGCTCGTGGAGTTCCACCAGCTGAACCGCGGCATCCTGCCGTGCCTGCTGCGCCACTGCTGCACCCGCGTGGCCCTCTGa
- the MIEN1 gene encoding migration and invasion enhancer 1, translating to MSGETGPTSLAPPPGEIEPGSGVRIVVEYCEPCGFEATYLELASAVKEQYPGIEIESRLGGTGAFEIEINGQLVFSKLENGGFPYEKDLIEAIRRASNGEPLEKITNSRPPCVIL from the exons ATGAGTGGGGAGACCGGACCGACGTCCTTAGCGCCCCCTCCTGGGGAGATCGAACCGGGCAGTGGGGTCCGCATCGTTGTTGAGTACTG TGAACCCTGTGGCTTCGAGGCGACCTACCTGGAGCTGGCCAGTGCCGTGAAGGAGCAGTATCCTGGCATTGAGATCGAGTCGCGCCTGGGGGGCACAG GGGCCTTTGAGATCGAGATCAATGGACAGCTGGTGTTCTCTAAGCTGGAGAATGGAGGCTTTCCTTATGAGAAAGAT CTCATTGAGGCCATCCGAAGAGCCAGTAACGGAGAACCCCTAGAAAAGATCACCAATAGCCGCCCTCCCTGCGTCATCCTGTGA